The sequence TGGTCTTTAGTAACTCCATAGAGACCACCAGTCTCTAAATGTTTCACTTTAAGCTTCCCCGCAGACTTCAAGTCCCTCAAGATGCTGACAAGGCCATCGATACTGATCCTTGTGCATCCAGGCACGCCAAGctgtcaacaaaaaaaaaaatattagttttaagtaatCAATATAAACTTAACAAAGAAAATGAAGAGAAACCTCACCTTGACTACTTGTGGGTTGCGTTCCAACACCTTCCTAAGACAATCCTCTGTAATTTTCGAGCAATCTACGATCCTCAGACACTGCATAGTGCCATGAGCCCTCTCGGTTAACCGCAGAAGAGCCTcatcattgatcttctcattcAACGGTTGAGAGATGTGGATGTGTTTCCACAGCAGCGAGTCATCACAGACAGTGGTATGCAGAGACTTGCAAACCATACTGACTGAAAGAAGATCCTTCACTCCCAAGTGGTAGAGACAAAAACCAAGCGCTGGATGAACGTTTGCATTCTCGCCTCCATCACTGCTTTCTCCAACACGACTCATTACCTTATCCACACTAGTAGGGGATACGAATGAACCAGCACAAGATCCATCACCTTCAAACCCGAACAATGACCCAGACCAGCGACTCTCAGGAAACTCCTGAAACCGCATTGCATTGTTCCAAATAATACTCAACCTAGCAAAGAGCTGGTGGTCTCCATCACCAATCTCATCTCTTTCACACTGTCTATAATCAGCCTGTAAATCCTCAAGCCACCCAGTAATGGCAGTGAAAGTATTGTTCATATCCATCCCAAACGGATCAGAAGGCAGAACATCAACAATGTCAGAAGAGAAAACACCATCATGACTCTCAGATAGTCCCTCAGTTATCTTCATTGGTTTCTCAGAGACATGACTATGAGAAAAATTCAACGCCATTCCTATATAAGTCTTATCTAAAAGCTAAAAAATCCCTTTTTGTACAGAATCCCTAAAAAGCTAAGTCCTTTTTGTGTGTGCGTTGGAAACTCTTTGatggcaacaaaaaaaaaatacaagtcgCCCTAACTTTCAGAGCTTCCGAAACCTATAACTAGACGAGACGTATCAACAACGAATTGGTTGACAAAAAGAATGAATTGGGGTTTTCAAAATTTCTGATTTTAACAGCTATCTGATCTAAACTAGGGTTTTTAGAGAGACCTCCTAAACTAAAAGATTGCTGATCGAATAtagaaaccgaaccgaaccctcGCCGCGAGATCTCCTTTTTAATCGGAATGTAAACAACGACAGCAAGTTTCTTCCTTTGAGGTGAAGCAACTTCGATTCAGGAGAGAcagagatagatagatagagagagaaggaaGGAACGGGTTGGTCGTCGTCGACCAagtcaaagagagagagaacgaTGGAGAGGACGAGAGAATATTTTGCGCGAGGAGATTTCACGAGGGAGAAAAAGTAATATATACTAatcgaggaggaggaggaggacaaataaaattaaaaaaaaaggaaagagataaGATTAGGGTAACGGTGCGAGATCTTCAAACACTTTAGGGTGTTGGACACGTGTCGTTTTGTAGAGCTCTCTGTCATTCCGCTCGCTCTTTGATCTGTCGACGATTTCGGATTATCTGATTTTTCTCTAGATTTGATGATAAATACACATTATTAACTATAAAACATCTTTATTAACGATTTAATTACGCAGCATACACCTTTAAATTATTGCAACACACCTTTGATTTTTTTCacttggttatttttttttttgtaataaatacagctttttatatgaaaattgaagattcttttattaatgataaaaaaaaaatcatttaacatcACTGTTAAAATAAAGATATGGTGTtcacaaaaagaaataaagatatggtgttgacaaaaaaaaaataaagatatggtAATCTCGTTGTAAATCAATGGTTGCTACTTGTTATTTATATcctaattaaaaacattgtacaaTGAGTTTGAGACATGTTTCTTTCGTAAATAGAAAGtggaatataaataatttgtttgCTTGTAAACCCATACAAATTCACCAATAAGAGAATGTAGGTAGATTATAGATAGAGCGCTAATAAGAACTATGTGATGTTTGTAGATATCTATCTTCAAAGCGAATAAAGGCTTGTTAATTAGGATGTGGT is a genomic window of Brassica napus cultivar Da-Ae chromosome A2, Da-Ae, whole genome shotgun sequence containing:
- the LOC106401351 gene encoding F-box protein SKIP14 — encoded protein: MALNFSHSHVSEKPMKITEGLSESHDGVFSSDIVDVLPSDPFGMDMNNTFTAITGWLEDLQADYRQCERDEIGDGDHQLFARLSIIWNNAMRFQEFPESRWSGSLFGFEGDGSCAGSFVSPTSVDKVMSRVGESSDGGENANVHPALGFCLYHLGVKDLLSVSMVCKSLHTTVCDDSLLWKHIHISQPLNEKINDEALLRLTERAHGTMQCLRIVDCSKITEDCLRKVLERNPQVVKLGVPGCTRISIDGLVSILRDLKSAGKLKVKHLETGGLYGVTKDHYDELLDLLDIDNNVNKTIIQKPRYYHRGYTFASCDDVVRALDIEMCRKCENWRIVYDCPAEDCKGKEECRACSLCVQRCVQCGRCINGVYEETFCLEFLCSGCSKLLKFPLV